In Aedes albopictus strain Foshan chromosome 3, AalbF5, whole genome shotgun sequence, the genomic window gttttgcaccaaacacggatctcacgcacacgaagtgtctcttccacaccttcattagactctcattggtcatgctcgtttggctacacgaactgacagttcgtttggctacagttgtcttcgccttcgcgagtctatggaatctatagtgtctatagtgtgTGCAAGAGTGTGCATAAACCTGAATGTTTTGATCTAAACGAAGTCAGCGTTTGTAAACAGCAGTAGAGTTCTGATagaaatttcctaataaattaGTCAAAAATCGTTTAAAATAAGACTAAAACATTGTAATCAACTATAAGATATTAATTAAAgtaaatttctatttaggaagaCACTAGTTCTATGAGCAATAACGTTTCCTGTGTAGCATGTCGGACTCGTGGATCCGGGATGGTGGCCATCTACCACCATCCCAACGGATTAGATCAGATGTTCACTTCCGTTACGGCGGTTGAGGTGGGTGCAGTGTAGATTACCTTGTGAATAATCAAAAACTAATTATAACTATGAACAGGTTGAACCAGAGGATCATCTCTGCATTCCGTGCTACGACGATTTGAAAGCGGCACATCTCTTCAAACAAAAGTGCATCCAGAATAACATCCTTCGAATCAGTCGTCCTTCAACGGGCAGATCTCGCGTCGAAGTGGGACAAGGTCAAGAAGTGGTTGCTCCACAACCCAATGTAGTCGTTCCATCAAAAGTAGAGCTCGTTCCGAGTGCCGAAATTTCCACTACAACTATTGCTGATGGGGACATCCTTGAGGAACACTTGGTTATAAGGTCTGATGTTTCGGAAGACGAGGTTGAAGAGGAAGAAGATGACGCCGAGTTGCTGGAAGAGGACGTTATTGTAGAGGGCAAAGTGATCCTAGATGGTTTGGTGCCCGCTGAAACCGCTGAGCCAGACGAAGCGGATTCTGCCGAGGATGTTAAACCAGGCCCTAGTCACGATCTTGTTCAAAGTGCCGACGAGCAAGCCTTTGCAACCGCTCCGGAGGAGGAAGCACATTCCATCCGCTGCGATGAATGCAACAAAGCATTCAAAAAGCTCCATCTTCTGCAAAGACACATGAAGGCTTGCCATCAGGGCGCAGATTCTACCGACGACTGCGGCGAACAATCCACTGCAGGAGCGTTGGCCACGCTTCCGGCGGTGCACAATTTGATGTGCGAGTTCTGCTTCCAGGAGTTCTCGGTCCTGGCGGAAAAGTACGAGCACGAAACGGCACACATGACCGAGCCCAAACCGTTCAAGTGTCCGCACTGCCAGAGCACCTTCAAGGACAAGGTTGGCCTCCGGAGTCACATAAGGATCCATTCGGCGGTCAAGCGCTTCAAGTGCCAGTACTGCGAGATGCGGTTCCATCAGCGGGGAAATTTGACGGCTCACGAGCGGACTCATGTGGGAGCGAAGCCGTTTTTGTGCCCCCAGTGCGGAAAAGGTATGACGATAAGGATTTAGACTGTTTATAGTTATTACCAATAACATTTTCAAACCTAGGTTTCGCCGAGAGTGGTAATCTGAAGAACCACATTCGATATCACACGGGCGAACGGCCGTACGCATGCTCGGAGTGCCCGAAACGCTTCCGGACGCACTATTCGCGAACGGTGCACTACAGGTCGCACAGCAACGAACGGCCCTTCCGGTGCGGTGAGTGCGACAAGGGCTTCTACTCGTCCGGTAAGTTGATCATTCACCGGAGGGTGCACAGTGGCGAGAAGCCGTACAAGTGCGGTTCCTGTCCGGCCAAGTTTGCCGATAGCAGTGGATTGAAGAGGCATTCGAAGACGCATTAACTGAACGGTGAGTTGAAAGGTTGTTGGTGGAGAAATGAAAGATCTGGTTTGGATAGATGTCGAGCATTCTAGTGGTTTGTGAAAGAAAGCCATCTATCTAGTCGGTATGTGTATGTGTCGGTCCAAGAACctatctgccacacgatatacacatgcaaaagggTTATTAGCCGAGGAATCAGGTACCTATAAGTATAAGTTATCTATAGGTTGACGGAAAAATGTCTTTTAGAACTGGAAAAGATTGCAATCTGAGCTATACCCTAGCTAGGTAGTTTCGAAACCCGGTGAAACGGGATGGTTTTCGGAAACTAATAAGCTAGAAGTCAGCGATTTGAGTTACAGTTTTGGAATTGAATTAGATAGTGCCACCGTTTATTGAAGATGCTGAAGGATATACCGCCCTTCGGTGGGGGAAGTGAGAGAGCATTTCGATGCGTACCTGTTGTGGAAAAATGTTGAAGATCACGAGGAGAAATTCAGAACGTTGACACGTTTGTGGTTAAACTCCGGAAGCAAGCTGTTCATTGCGGCTATGGAGATCAATGGAAAGTATCATAGAGGACCAAATCATCGCGACGACGGCAAACGCAGAGCTACGGAAGAAGTGTTTAGAAAAAGATCGATCGCTGGAAGAAGTGCTCGGGATCGGTCTGACCCTGGAATCCGTTGCGATGCAGCCAACAATGTGGGACCAAGGGACAATCGAAATCGAAAGCAGGGACGGTCCACATCGAAGAAACCACGTCTGGAAATGCTGTGCCCGCAGTCAACTCTGAACctaaactaactaaactaaaAGTTCAAATCCTGTAATCAAACCGGACATTTCGCTAGATGCTATTTTTTTAGGAGGAAGAAAGTCGATGCACCTCATCCACG contains:
- the LOC109410390 gene encoding zinc finger protein OZF-like; translation: MSNNVSCVACRTRGSGMVAIYHHPNGLDQMFTSVTAVEVEPEDHLCIPCYDDLKAAHLFKQKCIQNNILRISRPSTGRSRVEVGQGQEVVAPQPNVVVPSKVELVPSAEISTTTIADGDILEEHLVIRSDVSEDEVEEEEDDAELLEEDVIVEGKVILDGLVPAETAEPDEADSAEDVKPGPSHDLVQSADEQAFATAPEEEAHSIRCDECNKAFKKLHLLQRHMKACHQGADSTDDCGEQSTAGALATLPAVHNLMCEFCFQEFSVLAEKYEHETAHMTEPKPFKCPHCQSTFKDKVGLRSHIRIHSAVKRFKCQYCEMRFHQRGNLTAHERTHVGAKPFLCPQCGKGFAESGNLKNHIRYHTGERPYACSECPKRFRTHYSRTVHYRSHSNERPFRCGECDKGFYSSGKLIIHRRVHSGEKPYKCGSCPAKFADSSGLKRHSKTH